A genomic stretch from Streptomyces sp. QL37 includes:
- a CDS encoding MFS transporter translates to MTGTRESSGKDSEHRLLLPSLMFTALSVSAISTLGAPMVPTIAREQHVSLSAAQWVLTATLLAGAIAGPVLGRLGDGPHRKGAVQGTLIGVLAGSALAALAPTFGLLLAGRALQGLGMGLMPLTITVARDHLPAPRMGSGIASLSITTSVGAGLGYPVTGLIAQHLDYRAGFWFAALLSAVALIVVTRVVPVGSSAPQRPLDVSGAALLCSGLAAILLALSQGVAWGPASAATLSCLCLGILLLAAWIVQALRTRHPLVDIRLIRNRAVLAASTTALLVGIGMYAVLSLVNLYTQVPATAGYGFHLSLPATGLVLMPMSLGSITANRLASALVSRIGLYRVLPLGALVVCLDLVLLALWRDHVAVLVLGTFLLGNGVGAAYAVMPILIVRHVPASETGSATSFNQVLRTVGGSVGSAAISAIMLAYTPPAGDAPGDAAYTTAFLVTAAASFLGVVAAVVLPPRRGEEAWVKGGSAARKHEAAGPQHTGAGPGVDPRQEEAPRSDRFPG, encoded by the coding sequence ATGACCGGGACCCGCGAGAGCAGTGGCAAGGACTCCGAACATCGGCTCCTGCTGCCCTCTTTGATGTTCACAGCGCTCTCCGTCTCCGCGATCAGCACCCTCGGCGCCCCCATGGTGCCGACCATCGCCCGGGAGCAGCACGTGTCTCTGAGCGCTGCCCAGTGGGTCCTGACCGCGACACTGCTGGCCGGGGCGATCGCCGGACCCGTTCTCGGCAGACTGGGCGACGGCCCGCACCGGAAGGGCGCCGTTCAGGGAACGCTCATCGGCGTGCTCGCCGGGAGCGCCCTGGCCGCACTCGCCCCCACTTTCGGCCTGCTGCTGGCGGGTCGCGCACTGCAGGGCCTGGGCATGGGGCTGATGCCGCTGACCATCACCGTGGCTCGCGACCACCTCCCGGCCCCGCGCATGGGCAGCGGCATCGCGTCCCTCTCGATCACGACGTCCGTCGGGGCCGGTCTCGGTTACCCCGTGACAGGCCTCATCGCTCAGCACCTCGACTACCGCGCCGGCTTCTGGTTCGCGGCCCTGCTCAGTGCGGTCGCCCTGATCGTGGTGACGCGGGTGGTGCCGGTGGGCTCCTCGGCCCCCCAGCGCCCTCTTGACGTCTCCGGTGCCGCACTGCTCTGTTCAGGGCTGGCCGCGATCCTGCTGGCGTTGAGTCAGGGTGTGGCCTGGGGCCCGGCATCGGCTGCCACGCTGAGCTGTCTCTGCCTCGGCATCCTGCTCCTGGCCGCATGGATCGTGCAGGCGCTCCGCACCAGGCACCCGCTGGTCGACATCCGGCTGATCCGCAACCGCGCGGTCCTGGCCGCCAGCACGACCGCGCTCCTCGTGGGCATAGGCATGTACGCCGTGCTGTCCCTGGTCAATCTCTACACGCAGGTCCCCGCCACCGCCGGGTACGGCTTCCATCTCTCGCTCCCCGCGACCGGACTCGTCCTGATGCCCATGTCGCTGGGAAGCATCACGGCGAACCGGCTCGCCTCGGCGCTGGTCTCCCGCATCGGTCTCTACCGCGTACTCCCCCTCGGCGCACTGGTGGTCTGCCTCGACCTGGTACTGCTCGCGCTGTGGCGGGACCATGTCGCCGTCCTCGTCCTCGGCACGTTCCTTCTCGGCAACGGCGTCGGGGCCGCCTACGCGGTGATGCCCATCCTCATCGTGCGTCACGTGCCGGCGTCCGAGACCGGCAGCGCCACGAGCTTCAACCAGGTACTGCGCACGGTAGGAGGCTCCGTGGGCAGCGCGGCGATCTCAGCGATCATGCTGGCCTACACGCCGCCTGCCGGGGACGCCCCTGGCGATGCCGCGTACACCACGGCGTTCCTGGTGACCGCCGCGGCGTCCTTCCTCGGTGTCGTGGCGGCGGTCGTGCTCCCACCGCGCCGCGGTGAGGAAGCCTGGGTCAAGGGTGGCAGCGCGGCAAGGAAACACGAGGCGGCCGGGCCCCAGCACACCGGAGCCGGACCCGGAGTGGATCCGCGCCAGGAGGAAGCTCCCCGCTCAGATCGGTTCCCTGGCTGA
- a CDS encoding MBL fold metallo-hydrolase yields MSWQVEPADTYRRPEERPTRRIEGFAVAGGVWATAVPFPSPLAYSYSYALRYPDGIVVVDLGWDSDEAWQAFVAGLARAGACLDEVKGVVVTHAHPDHYGLASRIREHTSAWIGAHPGERAQIRVGEAERGDRLAEIADWLRECGVPRSLLAELDGELRALDSVLPSVEPDVELHDGVPVPGTGGALVPVHTPGHTAGHLCFRERERNMLLTGDHILPKVTPNVARRPGSDPDPLRDFLASLARLHRFADPGTVVLPGHEWPFDSVSHRADVLRRHHDDRLAEVESAVARGCGTVWEVAQAVSWARDFSAFTPRSMRSALAETSAHLMRLGEGGRIRRSGGQPERWTVAAR; encoded by the coding sequence ATGTCCTGGCAAGTCGAGCCTGCCGACACCTACCGTCGTCCGGAGGAGCGGCCGACCCGCCGGATCGAGGGATTCGCGGTGGCGGGCGGGGTCTGGGCGACCGCGGTCCCGTTCCCCAGTCCGCTGGCGTACTCGTACTCCTACGCGCTGCGCTATCCCGACGGGATCGTCGTCGTCGATCTGGGATGGGACTCCGACGAGGCCTGGCAGGCGTTCGTCGCCGGGCTCGCGCGGGCGGGAGCATGCCTGGACGAGGTGAAGGGTGTCGTCGTCACCCATGCCCACCCCGACCACTACGGGCTCGCCTCCCGTATCCGGGAGCACACGTCCGCGTGGATCGGTGCCCACCCGGGCGAGCGTGCGCAGATCCGGGTCGGCGAGGCGGAGCGCGGTGATCGGCTCGCGGAGATCGCGGACTGGCTGCGGGAATGCGGCGTACCGAGGTCGCTGCTCGCCGAACTGGATGGCGAACTGCGCGCTCTCGACTCGGTGTTGCCGTCGGTCGAGCCGGACGTCGAGCTCCATGACGGCGTCCCGGTGCCGGGCACGGGCGGAGCGCTGGTCCCCGTGCACACGCCTGGTCATACCGCAGGGCACCTCTGCTTCCGTGAGCGCGAGCGGAACATGCTGCTGACCGGTGATCACATCTTGCCGAAGGTGACCCCGAACGTCGCACGCAGGCCGGGATCGGACCCGGACCCCCTTCGGGACTTCTTGGCTTCCCTGGCTCGCCTGCACCGGTTCGCGGACCCCGGAACGGTGGTGCTCCCCGGACACGAATGGCCGTTCGACAGCGTGTCCCACCGCGCGGATGTTCTGCGCCGGCATCACGACGACCGGCTCGCGGAGGTCGAGTCTGCCGTCGCGCGAGGGTGCGGCACGGTGTGGGAGGTGGCGCAGGCGGTGTCGTGGGCGCGGGACTTCTCGGCGTTCACTCCGCGCTCGATGCGATCGGCGCTGGCCGAGACCTCGGCCCATCTGATGCGACTGGGTGAGGGCGGGCGGATCAGGCGGAGCGGGGGCCAGCCGGAGCGCTGGACCGTCGCGGCCCGCTGA
- a CDS encoding aldehyde dehydrogenase family protein, whose protein sequence is MIERDAIFIDGKWVESEGDGVLTVVDPATEEPIATVPRGHTADVDRAARAAARAFETWSHSSAEERAAVITRIADILEAKAEELTRSTVREIGTPIALARRSHVAAPINDLRIAAASIKDILWEERFDDTIVRRIPAGVAGAITPWNGPMRMITLKAGAALAAGCTMVLKGTEVAPLSSFVFAEAAAEAGLPDGVFNVVSGLGPEIGEAIATHPLIDIVSLTGSVRAGSRVMELASRSVKRVALELGGKSANIILDDADLERALTDGLTDAFRNAGQVCGGLSRTLVPRSRLAEAEEIAAAKAAAFVIGDPFDEATTLGPVVSDVQRERVRGYIRTGIDEGMRLVTGGPEAPEHLDRGYYVRPTVFSGTNNHTLARQEVFGPVNVIIPYEDADDAVAIANDSDYGLAGGVWSADPERARAVGRRIRTGRVRINGAPIDMRAPHGGLKLSGIGREMGRYGIEEYLEYQSLIG, encoded by the coding sequence GTGATCGAGCGGGACGCGATCTTCATCGACGGCAAGTGGGTCGAATCGGAGGGCGACGGAGTGCTCACCGTGGTCGACCCGGCGACCGAGGAGCCGATCGCGACGGTGCCACGCGGCCATACCGCCGACGTCGACCGCGCGGCCCGGGCCGCGGCCCGGGCGTTCGAGACCTGGTCGCACTCCTCGGCCGAGGAGCGGGCCGCGGTGATCACCCGCATCGCCGACATCCTCGAAGCGAAGGCCGAGGAGCTGACGCGGTCGACCGTCAGGGAGATCGGCACGCCGATCGCGCTGGCGCGCCGGTCCCATGTCGCCGCCCCCATCAACGACTTGCGCATCGCGGCGGCGAGTATCAAGGACATCCTCTGGGAGGAGCGTTTCGACGACACGATCGTGCGGCGCATTCCCGCAGGCGTCGCCGGGGCGATCACCCCGTGGAACGGTCCCATGCGCATGATCACGCTCAAGGCGGGCGCCGCGCTCGCGGCGGGATGCACGATGGTGCTCAAGGGCACCGAGGTCGCGCCGCTGAGCTCCTTCGTGTTCGCCGAGGCGGCCGCCGAGGCGGGCCTGCCGGACGGCGTGTTCAACGTGGTCAGCGGACTGGGGCCGGAGATCGGCGAGGCGATCGCGACCCACCCGCTGATCGACATCGTGTCGCTGACCGGCTCGGTGCGCGCCGGCAGCCGGGTGATGGAACTCGCGTCCAGGTCGGTCAAGCGCGTGGCTCTGGAACTCGGAGGCAAGTCCGCCAACATCATCCTGGACGACGCCGACCTGGAGAGGGCCCTCACGGACGGACTCACCGACGCCTTCCGGAACGCGGGCCAGGTCTGCGGAGGACTCTCGCGGACACTCGTGCCGCGGTCGCGACTGGCCGAGGCCGAGGAGATCGCCGCGGCCAAGGCCGCCGCCTTCGTCATCGGCGACCCCTTCGACGAGGCGACGACCCTCGGACCGGTGGTCTCGGACGTCCAGCGCGAACGCGTGCGCGGTTACATCCGGACGGGCATCGACGAGGGGATGCGGCTGGTCACGGGAGGCCCTGAGGCGCCGGAGCACCTGGACCGCGGTTACTACGTCCGGCCGACGGTGTTCAGCGGCACCAACAATCACACGCTGGCGCGGCAGGAGGTCTTCGGACCGGTCAACGTCATCATCCCGTACGAGGACGCCGACGACGCCGTCGCGATCGCCAACGACTCCGACTACGGGCTCGCCGGCGGCGTCTGGTCCGCCGACCCCGAGCGGGCCCGCGCCGTCGGACGGCGCATCCGCACCGGGCGTGTCCGCATCAACGGTGCGCCCATCGACATGCGCGCTCCCCACGGCGGCCTGAAGCTGTCGGGCATCGGCCGCGAGATGGGCCGGTACGGGATCGAGGAGTACCTCGAGTACCAGTCCCTCATCGGCTGA
- a CDS encoding NAD(P)-dependent alcohol dehydrogenase: MTGPTAPFSTVTIERRDLGPTDVLLDIAYAGVCHTDVHHARAEFGHTRYPIVPGHEIAGVVREVGREVTRLSAGDRVGIGCLVDSCRECAVCRAGQESYCRRGKVLTYNGVGRDGQVTLGGYSERTVADQRFVARIPDALPLESAAPLLCAGITMYQPLRFWGAGAGRRVGILGFGGLGHIGVQISHALGAHTTVLELTEDRRADAERLGADDFRTTGDLEAMRDSFDLIVSTVPSNFDLSAHLELLDFDGTFVNLGVPDEPLRIDPYTLLTNRRKLAGSMSGGMPETQEMLDFCAEHGIKAEVEMISAKELDTAYDRLTAGDVRYRFVLDTATIAAT; the protein is encoded by the coding sequence ATGACGGGCCCGACCGCCCCCTTCAGTACCGTGACCATCGAACGCCGCGATCTCGGACCGACAGATGTCCTGCTGGACATCGCCTACGCCGGCGTCTGTCACACCGATGTCCACCACGCCCGTGCCGAGTTCGGGCACACCCGCTACCCGATCGTCCCGGGCCACGAGATCGCCGGTGTCGTCAGGGAGGTCGGACGAGAGGTCACCCGGCTGTCAGCAGGTGACCGCGTCGGCATCGGATGCCTGGTCGACTCCTGCCGGGAGTGCGCGGTGTGCCGGGCGGGCCAGGAGTCCTACTGTCGCCGCGGCAAGGTGTTGACCTACAACGGGGTCGGCCGCGACGGACAGGTGACGCTCGGCGGATACAGCGAACGCACGGTCGCCGACCAGAGGTTCGTCGCCCGGATCCCGGACGCGCTGCCCCTGGAGTCCGCAGCGCCCCTGCTGTGCGCGGGCATCACGATGTACCAGCCGCTGCGCTTCTGGGGAGCGGGAGCGGGCAGGCGGGTCGGCATCCTCGGCTTCGGCGGGCTCGGCCACATCGGCGTCCAGATCTCGCATGCCCTCGGAGCACACACGACGGTCCTCGAACTCACCGAGGACCGTCGTGCCGACGCGGAGCGCCTCGGAGCGGACGACTTCCGCACCACCGGCGACCTGGAGGCGATGCGGGACTCGTTCGACCTCATCGTGTCGACGGTCCCCTCGAACTTCGACCTCTCGGCCCACCTCGAACTGCTCGACTTCGACGGGACGTTCGTCAATCTCGGAGTTCCCGACGAGCCGCTGCGGATCGATCCCTACACCTTGCTGACCAACCGCCGGAAGCTGGCCGGCTCGATGAGCGGCGGCATGCCCGAGACCCAGGAGATGCTGGACTTCTGCGCCGAGCACGGGATCAAGGCCGAGGTCGAGATGATCTCGGCGAAGGAACTGGACACGGCGTACGACCGCCTCACCGCAGGCGACGTCCGATACCGGTTCGTGCTCGACACGGCGACCATCGCCGCGACCTGA
- a CDS encoding N-acyl homoserine lactonase family protein, whose protein sequence is MTLTITALSVGRVFDLQKPSLTYLRGWGETLDIPLIMFVIQGGDAPVVVDTGADFARAVTHHGIRMEQTPEEHPEAALRALGVDPADVGVVINTHLHWDHSSNNHLFPNARIVLQQREIDYASDPVPWHRRQFEHLPELTAAWRRAEDAIDPVDGDAEVAPGVSVVALPGHTPGSQGVVVEAESTRYLLAGDCIDLYENWAGDAEYEHIPSGFFTDIVAYKHSLGLIEKLGCEVVPSHDPLVVERREFR, encoded by the coding sequence ATGACACTCACCATCACCGCCCTGTCCGTCGGCCGCGTCTTCGATCTCCAGAAGCCGTCCCTCACCTACTTGCGGGGGTGGGGCGAAACACTGGACATCCCGCTCATCATGTTCGTCATCCAGGGCGGAGACGCCCCGGTGGTCGTCGACACCGGTGCCGACTTCGCCCGCGCCGTGACACATCACGGGATCAGGATGGAGCAGACCCCCGAGGAGCACCCTGAAGCGGCGCTGAGGGCGCTGGGCGTGGACCCGGCGGACGTGGGTGTCGTCATCAACACCCATCTGCACTGGGACCACAGCTCGAACAACCATCTGTTCCCGAACGCCCGGATCGTCCTCCAGCAGCGTGAGATCGACTACGCGAGCGACCCTGTTCCGTGGCACCGCCGTCAGTTCGAGCACCTGCCCGAGCTGACCGCGGCGTGGCGGCGCGCCGAGGACGCGATCGACCCGGTCGACGGCGACGCCGAGGTGGCTCCGGGCGTCTCGGTGGTCGCTCTCCCCGGACACACACCCGGGTCGCAGGGGGTCGTCGTGGAAGCTGAATCGACGCGCTACCTCCTGGCCGGCGACTGCATCGATCTCTACGAGAACTGGGCGGGCGACGCCGAGTACGAGCACATCCCGTCGGGGTTCTTCACTGACATCGTGGCTTACAAGCACAGCCTGGGTCTGATCGAGAAGCTCGGGTGCGAGGTCGTTCCGAGCCACGACCCGCTCGTGGTCGAGCGTCGCGAGTTCCGTTAG
- a CDS encoding MFS transporter — protein sequence MPTPLPPEDLAPPSPGPAEPTAVSARPAATPVKMRKVASASFIGTVIEFYDFGTYATAAALVFANTFFPALGEHAGTVVSYATLGVAFVARPLGSILFGHFGDRLGRKRTLVATMSIMGAATVLIGLLPTAASVGVVAPVALVVLRIAQGLAAGGEWAGAALFTSEHAPQAHRGFWAMFTNLGGAFANILALGTFLVTDLYMSDETFADWGWRLPFVLSVLLVAVGLFIRLRIDETPAFQAEAKRRRTGGGLPFKDAFTHQWKEILLGAGSLVMAFSLGYIGIAFLTNYGTATLGLPRPQVLGAGMFGNLLNCLAIIAGGILTDRFGRRQVLLIANIVGIPWALVLFPLLDTGALAAFWLGISVTFMIAGVGFGVAGSFLSELFHTRYRYTAAGLSYSLAGVLGGAVPPLVAATLIGSYGGFVFGVFLAVYCLIGLICTLALRETRHRELTEPSLPAGEHA from the coding sequence ATGCCCACACCACTTCCCCCCGAGGATCTGGCACCCCCGAGTCCCGGGCCCGCGGAGCCCACCGCGGTGTCCGCCCGTCCGGCCGCGACGCCGGTCAAGATGCGCAAGGTCGCGTCGGCCAGCTTCATCGGCACCGTCATCGAGTTCTACGACTTCGGCACCTACGCGACAGCCGCGGCGCTCGTCTTCGCCAACACCTTCTTCCCGGCACTGGGTGAACACGCCGGCACCGTCGTCTCCTACGCGACTCTGGGAGTCGCCTTCGTCGCCCGCCCACTGGGTTCGATCCTCTTCGGACACTTCGGCGACCGTCTCGGACGCAAGCGCACCCTCGTCGCGACCATGTCGATCATGGGCGCCGCCACTGTGCTCATCGGCCTGCTGCCGACCGCTGCGAGCGTGGGCGTCGTCGCCCCCGTGGCACTCGTCGTACTGCGGATCGCCCAGGGCCTGGCCGCCGGAGGCGAGTGGGCGGGCGCCGCACTCTTCACCTCGGAACACGCACCGCAGGCCCACCGTGGTTTCTGGGCGATGTTCACCAACCTCGGCGGAGCGTTCGCGAACATCCTCGCCCTGGGAACGTTCCTGGTCACCGACCTGTACATGAGCGACGAGACCTTTGCGGACTGGGGCTGGCGACTGCCCTTCGTGCTCAGCGTTCTGCTCGTCGCCGTCGGGCTCTTCATCCGGCTGCGGATCGACGAGACCCCCGCCTTCCAGGCAGAGGCCAAGCGCCGACGGACAGGCGGAGGCCTGCCGTTCAAGGATGCCTTCACCCACCAGTGGAAGGAGATCCTGCTCGGCGCGGGCTCCCTGGTGATGGCCTTCTCCCTCGGCTACATCGGCATCGCGTTCCTCACCAACTACGGCACGGCCACCCTCGGTCTGCCACGGCCCCAGGTGCTCGGCGCCGGTATGTTCGGCAACCTGCTGAACTGCCTGGCCATCATCGCCGGAGGCATACTGACCGACCGGTTCGGGCGTCGCCAGGTCCTGCTCATAGCCAACATCGTGGGCATCCCGTGGGCCCTGGTGCTGTTCCCGCTGCTGGACACCGGAGCACTCGCCGCCTTCTGGCTGGGCATATCGGTGACCTTCATGATCGCCGGTGTCGGATTCGGCGTCGCGGGGTCGTTCCTGTCCGAGCTCTTCCACACCCGCTACCGCTACACCGCCGCCGGACTGTCCTACAGCCTCGCCGGTGTGCTCGGCGGCGCCGTCCCGCCGCTGGTGGCGGCGACCCTGATCGGCAGCTACGGCGGTTTCGTGTTCGGTGTCTTCCTCGCCGTCTACTGCCTCATCGGTCTGATCTGCACGCTCGCCCTGCGCGAGACCCGCCACCGGGAACTCACCGAACCGTCACTGCCCGCAGGAGAGCACGCATGA
- a CDS encoding aldehyde dehydrogenase family protein yields MSVPTTAWPRQLHQGDDPVAMLIDGEWVSPSTSFTPVFDPSTGEAIAAVPDGGAEAVEAAVTAARRSFEEGRWRGLSGADRGAVLWRVGDLMREQADELARLESLNLGLPVGQARSMVIEAASQFRYYAGWADKIHGRTVDLGPADRRVQGYTLREPMGVAGLITPWNAPLSMAAKKLAPALAAGCSCVLKPAEETPLTSLWLGQLLLEAGVPAGVVNVVTGVGERAGAALAEHADVDTVSFTGSTEVGRLIVRAATGNMKKLSLELGGKSPVIVFGDADLKTAIPGAASAVFWNSGQVCAAGTRLFVHESVFDEVVRGVAEIGRSMRLGAGSDPAADLGPLISQKQLDRVSGYVGRGIDDGARVVSGGSRVGDRGFFFEPTVLVDVDQSMTVMREEIFGPVLGIMPFSGTDEAVALANDSSYGLASSVWTGDGALAHSVARRLRAGRVGINVHRAGGSYMPAGGYRQSGWGRESGPEALENYLETKSVVSQLS; encoded by the coding sequence ATGTCCGTACCCACGACTGCCTGGCCCCGACAACTCCACCAGGGCGACGACCCTGTCGCCATGCTCATCGACGGGGAGTGGGTGAGCCCCTCGACGTCCTTCACTCCGGTGTTCGACCCCAGTACGGGAGAAGCCATCGCGGCTGTGCCCGACGGGGGCGCGGAGGCCGTCGAGGCGGCGGTGACGGCGGCCCGGCGCTCCTTCGAGGAGGGGAGGTGGCGCGGCTTGTCCGGGGCCGACCGAGGCGCCGTGCTCTGGCGCGTCGGCGACCTCATGAGGGAGCAGGCCGACGAACTCGCCCGGCTGGAGAGCCTGAACCTCGGCCTGCCGGTCGGGCAGGCGCGGAGCATGGTGATCGAGGCCGCCTCCCAGTTCCGGTACTACGCGGGCTGGGCGGACAAGATCCACGGCCGGACGGTGGATCTGGGGCCGGCGGACCGCCGCGTTCAGGGCTACACCCTGCGCGAGCCCATGGGAGTGGCCGGGCTCATCACGCCGTGGAACGCCCCGTTGAGCATGGCGGCCAAGAAGCTCGCTCCGGCGCTGGCGGCCGGGTGCTCCTGCGTGCTGAAGCCTGCCGAGGAGACGCCGCTGACTTCTCTCTGGCTCGGGCAGCTCCTGCTCGAGGCGGGCGTTCCGGCAGGTGTGGTCAACGTCGTGACCGGAGTCGGTGAACGAGCGGGCGCCGCCCTGGCGGAGCACGCGGATGTCGACACCGTCTCGTTCACCGGGTCGACCGAGGTCGGCCGGCTCATCGTGCGGGCGGCCACGGGCAACATGAAGAAGCTGTCGCTGGAGCTCGGCGGCAAGTCCCCGGTCATCGTGTTCGGCGATGCCGATCTCAAGACCGCGATCCCGGGAGCGGCGTCAGCGGTCTTCTGGAACTCCGGCCAGGTCTGCGCCGCCGGAACCCGGCTGTTCGTGCACGAGTCCGTGTTCGACGAGGTGGTTCGCGGAGTGGCGGAGATCGGTCGTTCGATGCGGCTGGGGGCAGGATCGGACCCCGCCGCCGACCTCGGCCCGCTCATCTCGCAGAAGCAACTGGACCGGGTGTCGGGATACGTCGGTCGCGGCATCGACGACGGCGCCCGTGTCGTCAGTGGTGGCAGCCGTGTCGGGGACCGGGGCTTCTTCTTCGAACCCACCGTCCTGGTGGACGTCGATCAGTCGATGACCGTCATGCGTGAGGAGATCTTCGGGCCGGTGCTGGGCATCATGCCGTTCTCCGGCACCGACGAGGCCGTCGCGCTGGCGAACGACAGCTCGTACGGTCTCGCCTCCAGCGTCTGGACCGGCGACGGCGCGCTGGCCCACTCGGTGGCGCGCCGACTGCGTGCGGGGCGGGTCGGGATCAACGTGCACCGGGCGGGCGGGTCGTACATGCCGGCCGGAGGCTACCGCCAGTCGGGCTGGGGGCGGGAGAGCGGGCCCGAGGCGCTGGAGAACTACCTCGAGACGAAGTCGGTGGTGTCGCAGCTCTCCTGA
- a CDS encoding carboxymuconolactone decarboxylase family protein, with the protein MDTTDPKTTGRRIMDELMGDGYVEKKDQNRNSFNDVIQDYSEEVCFGRVWARDGIDRKTRSIINLSVLTALGRPAQLAHHVEGAINNGATVDEIKEVLLQTAVYCGLPAAGEAFKVAEGVLKAGGHLD; encoded by the coding sequence ATGGACACCACAGACCCGAAGACCACCGGCCGGCGCATCATGGACGAGCTCATGGGTGACGGCTACGTGGAAAAGAAGGACCAGAACCGGAACAGCTTCAACGACGTCATCCAGGACTACTCCGAGGAAGTCTGCTTCGGGCGCGTCTGGGCCCGTGACGGCATCGACCGCAAGACCCGCAGCATCATCAACCTTTCGGTGCTGACCGCCCTGGGCCGGCCCGCCCAGCTCGCACACCACGTCGAGGGAGCGATCAACAACGGCGCGACGGTGGACGAGATCAAGGAGGTCCTCCTGCAGACCGCGGTCTACTGCGGCCTGCCCGCGGCCGGTGAGGCCTTCAAGGTCGCCGAAGGCGTCCTCAAGGCCGGGGGCCACCTCGACTGA
- a CDS encoding NAD(P)-dependent oxidoreductase has translation MKVGFIGLGSMGQGMALNLRRAGYDLVVHDLDRSSAAPLEEAGAVWADSVGDLAGSVDVVFTSLPGPVEMRQIGVGEGGLLDGLKPGATWFDLTTNSPAVVREVHRTCREHGVELFDAPVSGGPKGARSGKLAIYVGGDPEAFERVGPVLDAIGDQILYVGEIGAGNTAKLVHNCASMIIRSGIAEVFTMGVKAGVEPDALWNALRQGAIGRARTFDRVGDRYLQEAFDPPSFALALANKDLRLALELADQLEVPMRAARLVQEDFAEALDRGWGKRDSQTPLLLQNERAGVTIKLTAEEVQAVLDRG, from the coding sequence ATGAAGGTCGGCTTCATCGGGCTGGGTTCCATGGGTCAGGGCATGGCTCTCAACTTGCGGCGAGCGGGCTACGACCTGGTCGTGCACGATCTCGACCGGTCGAGCGCCGCCCCGCTCGAGGAGGCTGGGGCGGTCTGGGCGGACTCCGTCGGGGACCTCGCGGGTTCGGTCGACGTGGTGTTCACATCCCTGCCGGGCCCTGTGGAGATGCGTCAGATCGGCGTGGGCGAGGGAGGGTTGCTGGATGGGCTCAAGCCGGGTGCGACCTGGTTCGACCTGACCACGAACTCCCCCGCCGTGGTGCGCGAGGTCCATCGGACGTGCCGGGAGCACGGCGTCGAGCTCTTCGACGCGCCGGTCAGCGGCGGCCCCAAGGGCGCACGCTCGGGAAAGCTCGCCATCTACGTGGGCGGGGACCCCGAGGCCTTCGAACGCGTGGGCCCGGTCCTCGACGCCATCGGTGACCAGATCCTGTACGTGGGAGAGATCGGCGCCGGCAACACCGCCAAGCTGGTGCACAACTGCGCCAGCATGATCATCCGTTCGGGGATCGCCGAGGTCTTCACCATGGGGGTCAAGGCGGGCGTCGAACCCGACGCCCTCTGGAACGCCCTGCGGCAGGGCGCCATCGGCAGGGCCCGGACCTTCGACCGGGTCGGTGACCGGTATCTGCAGGAGGCCTTCGATCCCCCGTCGTTCGCGCTGGCCCTCGCGAACAAGGACCTCCGCCTGGCCCTGGAGCTGGCAGACCAGCTCGAAGTCCCCATGCGCGCCGCGCGGCTGGTCCAGGAGGACTTCGCGGAGGCCTTGGACCGGGGGTGGGGCAAGCGGGACTCGCAGACTCCGCTGCTCCTGCAGAACGAACGAGCGGGGGTCACCATCAAGCTCACCGCCGAAGAGGTCCAGGCCGTTCTCGACCGCGGCTGA